A DNA window from Hydrogenophaga taeniospiralis contains the following coding sequences:
- the aceA gene encoding isocitrate lyase codes for MPQSLNEQLSRQQQIDALEKDWATNPRWKGVKRGYSAADVVRLRGSMQVEHTLAKRGAEKLWDKVNGGAKKGYVNAFGAISAGQAMQQAKAGLEAVYLSGWQVAADGNTSETMYPDQSLYAYDSVPTMVRRINNTFKRADEIQWGRGIEPGSPEFIDYFLPIVADAEAGFGGVLNAFELMKNMIAAGAAGVHFEDQLAAVKKCGHMGGKVLVPTQEACEKLIAARFAADVMGVSTIVLARTDAEAANLITSDHDANDKPFLTGERTQEGFYRVKNGLEQAISRGIAYAPYADLVWCETGVPDIGFAREFAQAVQGACPGKLLSYNCSPSFNWKKNLDDKQIASFQEDLAALGYKYQFITLAGIHINWFNTFQFAHAYARGEGMKHYTEMVQEPEFAAREKGYTFVSHQQEVGAGYFDDVTTVIQGGSSSVKALTGSTEEEQFH; via the coding sequence ATGCCCCAATCCCTCAACGAGCAACTGAGCCGTCAGCAGCAGATCGACGCCCTGGAAAAGGACTGGGCAACCAACCCCCGCTGGAAGGGCGTGAAGCGTGGCTATTCCGCAGCGGACGTCGTGCGTCTGCGCGGCAGCATGCAGGTAGAGCACACGCTGGCCAAGCGTGGCGCCGAGAAGCTGTGGGACAAGGTCAACGGCGGCGCCAAGAAGGGCTACGTCAACGCCTTTGGCGCCATCTCCGCCGGTCAGGCCATGCAGCAGGCCAAGGCGGGTCTGGAGGCCGTGTACCTGTCGGGCTGGCAAGTCGCCGCCGATGGCAATACCAGCGAAACCATGTACCCCGACCAGTCGCTCTACGCCTACGACTCGGTGCCCACCATGGTCCGCCGCATCAACAACACCTTCAAGCGCGCCGACGAGATCCAGTGGGGCCGTGGCATTGAGCCGGGCAGCCCTGAGTTCATCGACTACTTCTTGCCCATCGTGGCGGATGCCGAGGCTGGTTTTGGTGGTGTGCTCAACGCCTTCGAACTGATGAAGAACATGATCGCCGCCGGTGCCGCCGGCGTGCACTTTGAGGACCAGCTGGCCGCTGTGAAGAAGTGCGGCCACATGGGTGGCAAGGTGCTCGTGCCCACGCAGGAAGCCTGCGAAAAGCTGATCGCCGCGCGCTTCGCCGCCGACGTGATGGGGGTGTCCACCATTGTGCTGGCCCGTACCGATGCCGAAGCCGCCAACCTGATCACCAGCGACCACGATGCCAACGACAAGCCCTTCCTGACCGGCGAGCGCACGCAAGAAGGCTTCTACCGCGTCAAGAACGGCCTGGAGCAGGCCATCAGCCGCGGCATTGCCTACGCTCCCTACGCCGATCTGGTGTGGTGCGAAACCGGCGTGCCCGACATCGGCTTTGCCCGCGAGTTCGCCCAGGCCGTGCAAGGCGCCTGCCCTGGCAAGCTGTTGTCCTACAACTGCTCGCCGTCCTTCAACTGGAAGAAGAACCTGGACGACAAGCAGATTGCCTCCTTCCAGGAGGATCTGGCTGCGCTGGGCTACAAGTACCAGTTCATCACGCTGGCCGGTATCCACATCAACTGGTTCAACACCTTCCAATTCGCCCATGCCTATGCCCGTGGCGAAGGCATGAAGCACTACACGGAGATGGTGCAGGAGCCTGAGTTCGCCGCGCGCGAGAAGGGCTACACCTTCGTGTCGCACCAGCAGGAAGTCGGCGCGGGCTACTTTGACGACGTCACCACGGTGATCCAAGGCGGTTCGTCTTCCGTGAAAGCCTTGACCGGCTCGACCGAAGAAGAGCAGTTCCACTAA
- a CDS encoding sulfite exporter TauE/SafE family protein codes for MAITALFMGLAGGPHCVAMCGAACAGIGRAAGERSTRALWTFQLSRMVGYALFGAFAAGSVQGLAWLGTNTTAIRPVWTMFHVGALVLGAVLIWQARQPAWIENLGQTVWRKARPVLTTLGQRAPVVLGVAWALMPCGLLYSALLVASLSANALEGAAIMALFSLGTSVSLTAAPWLLLRLRGGRSGAWGIRLAGLALAATSGWALWMGITHPTGLWCA; via the coding sequence ATGGCGATCACGGCCCTTTTCATGGGCCTGGCCGGCGGGCCCCACTGCGTCGCCATGTGTGGCGCGGCCTGCGCAGGCATCGGTCGTGCCGCTGGTGAGCGGAGCACGCGCGCCTTGTGGACGTTCCAGCTCAGTCGCATGGTCGGCTATGCCTTGTTCGGTGCCTTTGCCGCCGGCTCGGTGCAAGGGCTGGCATGGTTGGGCACGAATACCACCGCCATACGTCCGGTCTGGACCATGTTTCATGTCGGGGCGTTGGTGCTGGGGGCCGTGCTGATCTGGCAGGCGCGCCAGCCGGCATGGATCGAAAATCTGGGGCAAACCGTCTGGCGCAAAGCCAGGCCCGTACTGACCACATTGGGGCAGCGTGCTCCGGTGGTGCTGGGCGTTGCCTGGGCACTCATGCCTTGTGGCCTGTTGTATTCGGCGCTGTTGGTGGCGTCGCTCTCGGCCAATGCGCTGGAGGGCGCGGCCATCATGGCGCTGTTCTCCCTTGGAACCTCTGTCTCGCTGACCGCTGCACCGTGGTTGCTGCTGCGTCTGCGTGGTGGCCGCTCGGGCGCATGGGGAATCCGTTTGGCTGGATTGGCGCTGGCGGCCACGTCTGGCTGGGCGCTGTGGATGGGCATCACGCATCCGACAGGGCTGTGGTGCGCTTGA
- the hemN gene encoding oxygen-independent coproporphyrinogen III oxidase has protein sequence MSHAISNELLKRFDVPGPRYTSYPTADRFVEAFTEQDYVQALEQRRAGSMALPLSLYVHIPFCESVCYYCACNKVITKHHERAAEYLRYLSREVDLQVQHFGQGHSVSQLHLGGGTPTFLSDAELEDLMAMIRRNFTLVPGGEYSIEVDPRTVTDQRLQTLARLGFNRLSFGVQDFDPAVQKAVHRVQPAEQVFALVDTARKIGFESVNVDLIYGLPLQTPESFSRTLAQVNALRPDRIALYAYAHLPSRFKPQRRIISAELPSGGDKLSMLSASLDALMGAGYVYVGMDHFALPTDALAVAKRQGRLHRNFQGYSTQPDCDLIALGVSAIGRIGATYSQNAKTLEEYYDALDQGRLPIVRGLALTRDDLLRRSVIMSIMCQGQLQYESIELGHLIDFKTYFARELEALAGLAEHGLVTIDDSGVQVTATGWFLVRAIAMVFDKNLQVDQDRARFSKII, from the coding sequence GTGAGTCATGCCATTTCCAACGAATTGCTCAAGCGATTCGACGTCCCCGGACCGCGTTACACCTCTTATCCGACCGCTGATCGTTTCGTTGAGGCCTTCACCGAGCAGGACTATGTCCAGGCGCTGGAGCAACGCCGGGCCGGGTCGATGGCGTTGCCCCTGTCTCTCTACGTGCACATCCCGTTCTGCGAGTCGGTTTGTTATTACTGCGCCTGCAACAAGGTCATCACCAAGCACCATGAGCGCGCCGCCGAGTATCTGCGCTACCTGTCGCGTGAAGTCGATCTTCAGGTCCAGCATTTCGGTCAGGGGCACAGTGTTTCGCAGTTGCACCTGGGGGGCGGCACACCCACTTTCCTCTCGGACGCCGAACTCGAAGACCTCATGGCCATGATCCGGCGAAACTTCACACTGGTGCCAGGCGGCGAATACTCGATCGAGGTCGATCCCCGAACCGTCACCGACCAGCGCCTGCAGACCCTGGCCAGACTGGGTTTCAACCGCCTGAGCTTTGGCGTGCAGGACTTTGACCCCGCTGTGCAAAAGGCGGTCCACCGCGTACAGCCGGCCGAGCAGGTGTTCGCGCTGGTGGACACGGCGCGCAAGATCGGGTTTGAGTCGGTCAATGTCGATCTGATTTACGGCCTGCCTCTGCAGACGCCCGAGTCGTTCTCCCGCACGCTGGCGCAAGTCAATGCCCTGCGCCCGGATCGCATTGCGCTCTACGCCTATGCGCATCTGCCCTCGCGTTTCAAGCCTCAGCGACGCATCATCTCTGCGGAGCTTCCCAGCGGCGGTGACAAGCTGTCCATGCTGTCGGCCTCGCTCGATGCGCTGATGGGCGCTGGATACGTTTATGTTGGCATGGATCACTTTGCCTTGCCGACCGATGCGCTGGCCGTGGCCAAGCGGCAGGGGCGCTTGCACCGAAACTTCCAGGGTTACAGCACCCAGCCAGACTGTGACCTGATCGCGCTGGGTGTTTCGGCCATCGGTCGCATTGGTGCCACCTACAGCCAAAACGCCAAGACGCTGGAGGAGTATTACGACGCGCTCGATCAGGGGCGACTGCCGATCGTGCGTGGGTTGGCCTTGACCCGCGATGATCTGCTGCGCCGGTCGGTGATCATGTCCATCATGTGCCAGGGACAGCTCCAATACGAATCGATCGAACTTGGACACCTGATCGATTTCAAGACCTATTTCGCACGCGAACTGGAGGCGCTGGCCGGGTTGGCCGAACATGGGCTGGTCACCATCGACGACAGTGGTGTGCAGGTGACGGCCACGGGCTGGTTCTTGGTGCGGGCCATTGCCATGGTGTTCGACAAGAACCTGCAGGTGGACCAGGACCGGGCACGTTTCTCCAAGATCATCTGA
- the fnr gene encoding fumarate/nitrate reduction transcriptional regulator Fnr: MDVHSIKVACSSCNLRELCLPMGLNSEEMDKLDSVISSRRRIKRGAALFNTGDKFTSLYAVRSGFFKTCVTTADGRDQVTGFQMTGEIIGLDGIVSDHHSCDAIALEDAEVCVMPFDDVEQLSREFTTLQHHVHKIMSREIVRDHSVMLLLGSMRAEERLAAFLLNLVQRLHARGFSQSELILRMTREEIGSYLGMKLETVSRTFSKFVEEGTIEVKQRYVHIKNTDALKQIVNPQSCR; this comes from the coding sequence ATGGACGTTCATAGCATCAAAGTCGCCTGTTCAAGCTGCAACCTGCGCGAGTTGTGCTTACCCATGGGATTGAATTCCGAAGAGATGGACAAGCTCGACAGCGTGATTTCTTCGCGACGCAGGATCAAGCGCGGAGCGGCGCTGTTCAACACCGGTGACAAATTCACCTCGTTGTATGCGGTTCGTTCAGGTTTCTTCAAGACCTGTGTGACCACGGCTGACGGCCGGGACCAGGTCACGGGCTTCCAGATGACAGGCGAAATCATTGGTCTGGACGGCATCGTCAGTGACCACCATTCCTGCGATGCGATTGCGCTGGAGGACGCCGAGGTCTGCGTCATGCCGTTTGACGATGTCGAGCAGCTGTCGAGAGAGTTCACAACCCTGCAGCACCATGTGCACAAGATCATGAGCCGTGAGATCGTGCGCGATCACAGCGTCATGTTGTTGTTGGGCAGCATGAGGGCGGAAGAGCGGCTGGCCGCCTTCCTGCTCAATCTGGTACAGCGCCTGCATGCCCGAGGCTTCTCGCAGTCGGAGCTGATTCTTCGCATGACCCGGGAAGAAATCGGGAGCTACCTCGGCATGAAGCTTGAGACGGTGAGCCGCACGTTCTCGAAGTTCGTCGAGGAAGGCACGATCGAGGTCAAGCAACGCTACGTTCACATCAAGAACACCGACGCGCTCAAACAGATCGTCAACCCACAGTCCTGTCGCTGA
- a CDS encoding nitrogen fixation protein FixH: protein MNTATLKNPDPKPSVSWWRVPHMWLVVGGPLLVVVASIITAVIAVKGADPVLDKEDYERNLQAARSLQGQARIDALIQLQPAHQARNHAASPVVPTDE, encoded by the coding sequence ATGAATACCGCAACCCTCAAAAATCCGGACCCTAAGCCTTCTGTCTCCTGGTGGCGCGTTCCACACATGTGGCTGGTGGTGGGGGGACCATTGCTGGTGGTGGTCGCGAGCATCATCACCGCAGTCATTGCGGTGAAGGGCGCCGATCCTGTGCTCGACAAGGAAGACTACGAGCGCAATCTCCAGGCCGCGCGGTCGCTGCAAGGGCAGGCCCGCATTGACGCGCTGATCCAGCTGCAGCCCGCCCACCAGGCGCGCAATCATGCGGCCTCGCCGGTGGTTCCAACCGACGAATAG
- the ccoG gene encoding cytochrome c oxidase accessory protein CcoG: MTSATPDVSSSKPIIPITPEPSQGDAAGDEVMVSLYASRQKIYPRSVAGLFSKWRWIAVWITQIVFYGLPWLEWNARQAVLFDLEARRFYIFGLVLYPQDFIYLTGLLVISALALFLFTAVAGRLWCGYACPQTVYTEIFLWIEKKVEGDRSARMRLDQSPLSAAKFSKKWIKHALWILFALWTGFTFVGYFTPIRELTSLSLAASLGPWQTFWIFFYGFATYGNAGFMREQVCKYMCPYARFQSAMFDKDTMIVTYDEKRGEPRGPRSKKADPKALGLGACVDCTLCVQVCPTGIDIRKGLQYECIGCGACIDVCDEVMDKVGYPRGLIKYSTQNGMAQGWSTQQMIRRAMRPRVLVYSGILLTITLAVMISLFLRTPLKVDVIRDRGVLARMVEQGRIENVFRLQVMNATESTQRYVISVSGLQGITIASEAEIEVLPTEVRSAVLRVQVPPDTAPSGSHPIHFEIRSTGDEASQVTEKAAFLIPR; this comes from the coding sequence GTGACTTCCGCCACGCCAGACGTCAGCAGCAGCAAACCGATCATTCCCATCACCCCGGAACCATCGCAAGGAGATGCTGCCGGCGACGAGGTGATGGTTTCTCTGTACGCTTCTCGCCAGAAAATTTACCCGCGCTCGGTCGCTGGTCTGTTTTCCAAATGGCGGTGGATTGCGGTCTGGATCACGCAGATCGTGTTTTACGGCTTGCCCTGGCTGGAGTGGAATGCGCGTCAAGCGGTGCTCTTCGATCTCGAAGCGCGCCGCTTTTACATTTTCGGCCTGGTGCTCTACCCGCAGGACTTCATCTACCTCACGGGGCTGTTGGTCATTTCGGCGCTGGCACTGTTCCTGTTCACGGCCGTGGCAGGGCGCCTGTGGTGCGGCTACGCCTGTCCACAGACGGTCTACACAGAGATATTCCTGTGGATCGAGAAAAAGGTCGAAGGTGACCGGTCCGCGCGCATGCGGCTCGACCAGTCGCCCCTGTCGGCCGCCAAGTTCAGCAAGAAGTGGATCAAGCATGCGCTCTGGATCTTGTTTGCCCTTTGGACCGGCTTCACGTTCGTGGGCTACTTCACGCCGATTCGTGAGCTGACCTCGCTGTCCCTGGCGGCGTCCCTCGGCCCTTGGCAAACCTTCTGGATCTTCTTCTACGGGTTTGCCACCTATGGCAATGCCGGCTTCATGCGCGAACAGGTCTGCAAGTACATGTGCCCCTATGCGCGCTTCCAGAGCGCGATGTTCGACAAGGACACGATGATCGTCACTTACGACGAGAAACGTGGTGAGCCGCGTGGACCGCGTTCCAAGAAGGCGGACCCGAAAGCCCTGGGCCTGGGTGCGTGTGTGGATTGCACCTTGTGTGTGCAGGTCTGTCCCACCGGGATCGACATTCGAAAAGGTCTGCAATACGAGTGCATCGGTTGCGGGGCTTGCATCGATGTCTGCGATGAGGTGATGGACAAGGTGGGCTATCCACGTGGCCTTATCAAATACTCCACGCAAAATGGCATGGCGCAAGGGTGGAGCACCCAGCAGATGATCCGCCGCGCGATGCGCCCAAGGGTCTTGGTGTATTCCGGCATTCTGCTGACCATCACCCTCGCCGTGATGATCAGCCTCTTCTTGCGCACCCCCCTCAAGGTCGACGTCATTCGTGATCGCGGCGTGCTGGCTCGCATGGTGGAGCAGGGGCGCATCGAAAACGTGTTCAGGCTGCAGGTCATGAATGCGACCGAAAGCACGCAGCGCTACGTGATCAGCGTGTCGGGGTTGCAGGGCATCACCATCGCGTCGGAAGCCGAGATTGAAGTGTTGCCCACGGAAGTCCGGTCTGCGGTGCTGCGGGTGCAGGTGCCACCCGATACGGCACCCAGCGGGTCCCACCCGATCCACTTCGAGATCCGGTCCACAGGGGATGAGGCATCCCAGGTAACCGAAAAAGCAGCCTTTCTTATCCCGCGCTGA